The DNA window GATTCCCTCAATAAGTTTAGTAGGCACTTAGGAGTATAAGATCTTTAacatatgttttttttgttttattttgtttccagtgagggtcttgctctaacccaagctgacctggaattcactatgtagtcacaggctggccttgaactcatgatgatcctcctatctctgcctccctgagcactgggattaaaggcttatgccaccatgaccagctcaatATATGTCTTGATATGCCACATTAATATACATTCTTGAATGAGTTTTCTACAGTTTTTATAAGAAGGGAGCAAGGCATTGTCCCatcttccttgatttatatgcctAGTCCATCCCATAACATATTTATTACCAACAGATAGATGCCATATTATATCAATTTGAAGAAAAGCAAACATCAACACATAAGGTAAACTGTTAGATACAGATATGAAAAGTTACCCAGAAATGAAATCTTGAATGAAAAAGTACTGGAGTACTTTCTCCCTGGCTTCATTTTCCACAGTTTTAGTTAACTATGGTCAACCACTGACCAAATATATTACATGGAAattttcacaaataaacaaataatcaatTTTAAATTGCATACTGTTTTCAGTAGCATAAAATTCCCATGTCATCCTATTCCTAGTGAGATGTGAATCATCCCTTTGTCCAGCATCTCCCCACTATGAATGCTAATGCTACCTGCCGGTTAGTCACTTATGTTGTCTCAAGTAGCTCACGATCTGACTGTGATGGTATCACAGTGACTATATTCTAGTAATTCTTATTTCACCTAATGGCCTAAATTTCAAGGGTAAAGCTTTAAATTACTTTAATTAACTGAATAGGCAAGGATTCTTGATTaataaagcaatttaaaaattacaCGCTGAACTTACTGAAAATACATGGTGAAAACTGATGTCCTATTTCTAAATTGGGAAGAATTGCAGTTTTGCTGTGGCACTTCACATATTAAAAATTGcagacacgggctggagagatggcttagcggttaagcgcttgcctgtgaagcctaaggaccccggttcgaggctcgactccccaggacccacattagccagatgcacaagagggcgcacgcatctggaattcgtttgcagtggctggaggccctggcatgcccattctctctccctctctctatctgcctctttctctctctgtcactctcaaataaataaataagaataacttttttttttaaattgtggacACTGTAGATAGGGCTTAATTTAGATGAAAAAGGCATTAAATTGTGGGTTTTGGCACTAGCTACAGTTTTCACTTATCCACAGGGAATCTTATATCCTCTGTGGTTAAGAGTTTGATTTCTATTTATAAAATTCCCATGCATATAATTATGTTATGAATAACATGCTTAAGAAAAGTCACTCAGTTTTTACTCTAATGGTaatatttgtggttttttttcctgttgtttatTTACTTCTTATTTCACAACAAATTCCACGGACTCCTGCTGTAGAAAACTTTGAATAGGGTTTTATTTCTATGCTTTCCCCATTCTCATTACTTTTTACAAATCCTATAAAAGCATAAATCTGGGTTGTGTGAATACAAAGTAAGAAGCCTTAAAGTGTCACCCTTCCTTGATTAATTTTCCCAAAGAAAGGAGGCAGCTGTACAGCTGGCATAGTTCCCAATGGAAACTTAATCATGTTTGCTGAGCTGACTCAAATCCCACCTCATATTTAAGCTCCTGGGTTTCAGCTTTGGATTCACATATGCTCTTGGTTTGTGGTTCATTCACAGGATCACAGGCTACAAAGTTCTTCTGCTTCTGCTTTGCCATGGTTACCCAGGATGGCTCAGAATGTGCACGATCTGACTGCTGACCACTAGACTTTCCtgagaaatgaaggaaaggaatCAGAACTGAGACAAGACAGGAAGACTCTTCAGCTTGGTTAGCGTTTACCTATAATAATATCCCAAATGGGATCTTTATTGATtgccaaatataaataaacagataCTAAATAGAAATGGGTCATCCTCTTTCATACACTACCTATATACAACCTGACAAGGTAGAAGTCTTTTGGGTAATTAAGAAGCTATATGTAAGGCTAGGGGCATAGCTCCTTGGTAGagtactttcctagcatgcacaaagccctgggttcagttctccaacatgatataaacaaacatgaaagaaaatgttATGAGGCTATACTTTAAAGTGGTCATACTGTCCTTTACTGAACCCTTTCCTTACTTTGCTCACCCTTCTTCCCATCCCCCAATCAGGACAGGACAATGGATGCTATATGGACTCAGAAAGTTCCTAAAAGCTCAGACAATTAATGTCATTCCTACAATGCTAAGGAAAACTTTATAGCAATTGTTACTCCTTTGTCCTTTATGTAAGTGTATGGTGATGGATATAGTCAGAGGCATAGACAAGACCCTGTTTGGGTGAGAGTAAGAATACAAGTATTGGGGGATAGTAGTTCTCTAAAGGTCACAGATCTCTAGATTCTTAGACATATCAGGTAAATGAAGAAGCTGGGAATGTACAAAAATTTGCAATAAATTAAGATTTCAGTCTAAGAGTATGAACATACTGCTCTAGATGAGTTGAGTTTTAGAGATTCATGTGGTGGTTTAAAGGGACACAACACATGTAAAAATGCTTTGAGCAAAGCGTAGAATTTCACCCAAATGTATGGTGTACAGGGGATaaatgaagaggaaagaaaagatgatcatgtgactatTAATAGAAAGTCAATAGATGCCTTAACTGGTACTCCCCTTGGGCAAGGGAAGACTCAAACTATTAATCTTGAATTATATACTATCCCACCTTCAACCTACAGGCAAAACAACAAACCACAGTACAGTGGGAAGGCTAAAACAAAGTTCAAGGCCTTGTTTTCCAGTTCTGTCTCCCGTCCCTCACCACTTAGTATCTACTTGCTGTCTAAAGAAGTAAAACTCACCAGGAAGCTTGTAAGGTGGTTGTATCTTGGCCATGTCTTCATGTCTGTGTCTACTTCGCTGCTTCACTGCAAATCTGTGTTTTGGGTTGACCTTCTCTGAGGTTCCCTGGAACTCCAGGGAAGCACTTTTTTGCATGTATCCTTCTTTTTTGGCTACAGAGTATGAAACTGGGATAGAGGGCAGCGGAGAAGGCTGAGTCAGCTGCTCTGGCTTCTTGGTCTTGTACCTTTTCTCACTCTTGTACTTCTGTGGAGAGACTTTCCTCAATCGGACTCCAAAAACATTTTCAACATCAACTTTGCTGGCAGATGAACTTGAAGAGCTGTCACCACTCTGAAGAAATTTCTCTTTAGAGTAAATATCCTCAGAAATGGGTGGTTTCTGGGCAGGAGCAGCAGTGAATTTGCAAAGATTGCTAACAGAAGTTGGGGTGCTCTCACTGAATTCTCCAGAGACACAACTGTATTTCTTGGTTCTCTTTGGAAGAGGTTGGCCTTTTGGTAAGGATTTGCTGCCAGTATTCTTCTCATAAGTGGATTCTTCAGAAGAAGCAATGATGGAACTTGAATAAATGCGTTGATACTTGGTGTTTCCAAAATCCTGATAAGGTTGACTGGGAAGCAGATGCCCTTCAGCATCTCCACATTCTATAGGAATACTCACTGATCCTGTTGATAAAATTGGTGGCTGCAATGTAGACACATTCGACTCTTGAGAAGGCAGACGCTCTCCAGAATTCTTCATATTTTTAGGACAGCTGACAGAAACTGAAGTTATTTCCTGTACATACTCCAACTTCCCTTTGGCCTGGTATAGCTGTCCAGCAGGTGGCTGACTTTTAGACCTGCGCAGCCTCACAGCAACACTCTCAGATCGCGAGCGAACTTGTTGTGGGTCTTTAGGTTTGCAAGATGATTGGGAAGATTGTTTCATAGGCAGCTTCTTCAAAGAAATGTCTCCCTCAAGATAAGTACTCCAATCATATTTGATATCCTCAAGTTTAGGCTTCAACAAAGCTCTGGAAGTACGCCGTGGAGTCATAGAATTCACGTGAGTGGCTCTCTCAATTGCAAGGTTCTCTGTAAAGACTCTCTGTGTCATAAACTTCACAAATGATTGGGAAGGAGCCTTGGaatgcttttctttattatttatatcttcttcagCAGTAGCATTCTCTAGACGTGAGGACATTTCCTGAACTTTAGACCTCTTTGCAGATGGGGTAGGGCATTTGAGAGGCAGTGGCTTCGCAGAAGTACTTCCCTCAAAACTTGAAGTTGTTATTTTCTGGACTCTTTGTTTGATAATGATTCTGGAAGGATTTCTGAAAGGTCTCACGTCCTTAAAAATGCTCTTCTCCATGGCATCACTTTCCTGACTTGAAGAGACTTGTGGCTCAGATTCGGGGTTTATCCATAACTGGGAAGTATATTTGGGAGGCACTGGCTCCATATGATCATTCCATTCTGCAGAAGCTCTCTTGGGACCTGAGACCTCTTTCTTAAGTCCTGATCTCATCGGGGGCTGAGAATGACATCTGTGAGGCTTCTGTTTCACCAATGTGTCTCCTTCCAGTGCATAGCTCTGTTGACCTGCAGGTAATTGTTCCTTGACTGAAGGGTCCACCAATGACTGGAAAAGGTCCTCAGAGCTGCTACCTTGTTCAGAAGTGCTCTCTGATCCTGTGGAGATGGCTTGCTTGCTGACTGATTCCTTCTTTGGCTGACAATGTATTCTGGAAAGTGACGGTTCCTCAGGAATGCACCATGTAGCAGGGAAATGCTCTGAGGATGCATAAATTTGCTCAAATGGAAGGGTCAGCTGTGGCTGTGAAGTGGATCTGGGGGACATTGACTGCACCGGAATGCTAACCTCAGCACCATCACTGTCTGAACTTTCACAGACCTGTTGCTTAAATTTAGGGTCCACCTCTGGTGAGAAGTTGTGCTTGGCATGCATTTGTTCCACATGACAGCTCTGTTGTGTAGATATGCTCACAGGATCTTGGGTCATCTGTGGCTGGAATTTAATATTCACTGTAGGCTGAGGAGGCAGTGGCTCCATCAAAGTGCCACCTTCAATAGAGGTGTTTTCGGGAAAAATTTCTTTGCCTTGAGGATTTGGTAAAGGCTGAGAAAAATGTTTTGAGTGCAGTGGCTCCACCGAAGTAAACTTTTCTATAGCAACACACTCTGTTTTTGAAGGCACATTTTGATAAGCTTTAGATTTCTTCCTAGACTTGGAAAGACATTTAGAAGGTTGAGACTCCTTAGAAGTGACCCCTTCAACATCTGTACTCTCTGGAAGTGAAGAAACTTGTTGCTGCACTTGAGGTTTCACCCCTGACTGGAAATGGTGTTGGGAAGGCCTTAGATCCACTGAAATGCTTCCTTTACAAGTAGGAATTCTTGGTTCTGAGGagacatgtttctggagttgggGTTTCACTGAAAGCTGAGAATGGTGTTTAGGAGATAGGGGCTCCATAGAAACATGCCCTCCCACTTCAGCATTTGCTATATCTAGACATACTTCTTTCTTGACTTTTGGCCTCACTGAGGAACGCCTGGGAGGCATCATCACAGTGTTCACCTCAGCAGCATGCTCTGAACTTGAAGAAACTTCTTGCTGAGAATGACACCTGGGAGGCAGTGCCTCCATAGAAACAACTTCTTCCAAAATTTCAATTTCTGGGCTTGAGGAGACTTTTTGCTCAACTTTATACCTCTTTTGGTGCTTATATGCCTTTCTGGGAGGCAGTGGTTGCATACAAACGTCCCATTCAGTGGCAAAGCTTTCTGGACTTACAGAGACTTGATGTTCATACTCAGAGCTCATCCATGACTTGGCAGAGTGGCCAGGAGACACTGGACCTTCGTATTGATTCTGCTTGGTAGGAATGGTCACTGAACTGGAGGTTTGTTGCTGAATGGGAGACATCTGCTTTACACAAATGCTCTGCTCTTTAGAAATGCTCTTGGAAACTGAGGGCGTGTCTTTGTCTTTGGGCTGACCCAAGACCTCATGAGGCTGTTCGACAGGCTGGTCTTCCTCTGTGGTGCTGAAATCCTCGGAACTGTTGTACTTTTCAATGTAACTGCTTGATTCTGTGGacacttctttttcttctgaatCCTGTGAATCCTGGACATGGCTTCTGGAAGCCAGCTGCTCTTCAGAGGTGGA is part of the Jaculus jaculus isolate mJacJac1 chromosome X, mJacJac1.mat.Y.cur, whole genome shotgun sequence genome and encodes:
- the Kiaa1210 gene encoding acrosomal protein KIAA1210 homolog, yielding MGAKAVSHDSIFILGSEFERSSSKLHLTMDSQRGRPLQISASRTLPRALVPDVQAALSAAMGEAVGPSKSRSGVQIAGSKITELPSLRSCKPSISPPVIRSERTSVDSGNTSVDDKALQSPPKKSLIHRASMSKKSISESSSGPDQSQPSPRSSHQLSSLEASVATDSCLDTSAARHKIALNPRKQKKKKSLPTIVKPKQEEMSLLQISREEKTETKLKESDKKEQIKDSTECSSQEHRNIGETHDKKTTEQAPSTDALMIVSYSLPSGNARKRRRRGRSEFEIKERSHIQSSPGYDQGNKSESSPTNKTARECLSLKFTTPQACTAPQELLSDKGIMKRSAGIDFEVKRASAAKLKPGEVVTSVVTDPPSLNEEEASGAKKKEDKTFLLPWIRRFSTTQAKTIVTGAEEAQVPVHPSHSQAEDEVSSLGLQNVQHKKEVTMDTSTILREKPLRNVGQAIPASVTGMTSTTAEANVSAKRLPHRGQSQGQPEAVVSSDSRSASEDERSSEDQLVPVYLPKSKWRSKNYQEGTHRSESLDMGLSSSDQQLSPASSSQFLGRSDAEEASSDSELSSEEHKSSEEMTSDHVSQSLEELEEFSKSQSLIMGSTSEEQLASRSHVQDSQDSEEKEVSTESSSYIEKYNSSEDFSTTEEDQPVEQPHEVLGQPKDKDTPSVSKSISKEQSICVKQMSPIQQQTSSSVTIPTKQNQYEGPVSPGHSAKSWMSSEYEHQVSVSPESFATEWDVCMQPLPPRKAYKHQKRYKVEQKVSSSPEIEILEEVVSMEALPPRCHSQQEVSSSSEHAAEVNTVMMPPRRSSVRPKVKKEVCLDIANAEVGGHVSMEPLSPKHHSQLSVKPQLQKHVSSEPRIPTCKGSISVDLRPSQHHFQSGVKPQVQQQVSSLPESTDVEGVTSKESQPSKCLSKSRKKSKAYQNVPSKTECVAIEKFTSVEPLHSKHFSQPLPNPQGKEIFPENTSIEGGTLMEPLPPQPTVNIKFQPQMTQDPVSISTQQSCHVEQMHAKHNFSPEVDPKFKQQVCESSDSDGAEVSIPVQSMSPRSTSQPQLTLPFEQIYASSEHFPATWCIPEEPSLSRIHCQPKKESVSKQAISTGSESTSEQGSSSEDLFQSLVDPSVKEQLPAGQQSYALEGDTLVKQKPHRCHSQPPMRSGLKKEVSGPKRASAEWNDHMEPVPPKYTSQLWINPESEPQVSSSQESDAMEKSIFKDVRPFRNPSRIIIKQRVQKITTSSFEGSTSAKPLPLKCPTPSAKRSKVQEMSSRLENATAEEDINNKEKHSKAPSQSFVKFMTQRVFTENLAIERATHVNSMTPRRTSRALLKPKLEDIKYDWSTYLEGDISLKKLPMKQSSQSSCKPKDPQQVRSRSESVAVRLRRSKSQPPAGQLYQAKGKLEYVQEITSVSVSCPKNMKNSGERLPSQESNVSTLQPPILSTGSVSIPIECGDAEGHLLPSQPYQDFGNTKYQRIYSSSIIASSEESTYEKNTGSKSLPKGQPLPKRTKKYSCVSGEFSESTPTSVSNLCKFTAAPAQKPPISEDIYSKEKFLQSGDSSSSSSASKVDVENVFGVRLRKVSPQKYKSEKRYKTKKPEQLTQPSPLPSIPVSYSVAKKEGYMQKSASLEFQGTSEKVNPKHRFAVKQRSRHRHEDMAKIQPPYKLPGKSSGQQSDRAHSEPSWVTMAKQKQKNFVACDPVNEPQTKSICESKAETQELKYEGAVTAAETPLRRYLSSTHLKQDKKAKMNLSKSSKSVAFEEQRMVRSATRERETKRSKSLPPKLQKVEEPVWFSMAKKKAKAWSHIADIM